The genomic segment GCAGCATTTAATTTATAGGAactaaaaacagaaaataaaacaaatgcagaCGTTATATAAATCAAGGAAACAAGAGTTCACCTGGTCAGGAACAAGAACTTGGAAACTCGAGCCTGTCATGTTTTTGGTCCCTTCTTACAACTGGCCATCTTCACGATCTCTTCCAAACTTCTCTCCTTGTGTTCCAAATGGAGTCAATGACACCATTTTATAAGACCAAGAAATGAACTTTTTCAAGATGGCAACAAGAGCAGACATTCTTGCCAGCTCCTGCCGCCGCCGGAGGAACACCACCGTATCCGATCACCGGAAGTATGGAACCACCCCAGCAACCCCTTTTTTGCATTGGAAGCTTATTCAAGATGGTAAAAAGAGCAGACATTCTGCTGTCTCCAGCAGTGGTGGCAGCGGAGGAGCGGGGGCTGGACAGAGAGGTGGCGGTGTTAGTTGTAGTGGTAGTGGGAATACTGTTTCGGCTAGGAAGCTCGCCGCTGCCCTGTGGAGGCTGAGGTTGGCAGGTGGTGTTGGTGGTCATGGTGGAGGTGATAAAGGTTTGAACTTGAGGAGGGGGAAAACTGATGAATTGGGGTtagaggtatttttttttattaatgttttcatTTAGATTTAtgaccctctttttttttttgaatgattttttttcttaaattgaatgcatgtttggttgctgagaaagttAAGTTTCATTTTCTGGGAAATTAATCCAagcagtttcttttcttttcttttctttattttttgactGGCATGTTATCTTTCTTCATGATGGAGACTTGACAGGTAGCTCTTTGTTGTATTGAGGATTCAGGTGACAAATGGAATGCAATGGGctgttttcttataattttctgTTCACTCTTATTTTTCTTCACGGGCTGTTATTGATTTGTCTACACTCTAGATGCTAAGAAtttgttggtaaaaaaataaagaggtcagaatttgctttgtttttctttttttttttgtaactcaTCAATGAAAATTTACCACCACAATAAGAGGAAGAttgcaatgtttttttcatCTATATGCAATCTGTACTCAAAAGAAATTCTGAAATGAGTCTTCCTGTTCGTTATGGTATAATGAATTTTCCATGATCCTCCATCTTCTACATTTTTATTGTCATGAAAAAGTtgtgataaaaaagaagaagagctagtccaattatttttcaagtgcATCCGGGCTGATTAAAATTCATCCAAGCATTGACTGAACTCGTAAATCTCTTATTCGTAAGTAATAGTTCGTGTTTGTGCATTCTCGTCGTAAGATCTAATCGAACTTAAATAATGTAATGGTTTCATTGGTTTCGTGCGGATCTGTTCATATTCTATTTGAATGTCTGTTCACATTTTGTTTCCATAACAATTTCGAGACTTTGGAATGATGCCATTTGCTTTTAATTGCATCCTGTTGTTGGACAGTTAAACACGGTGTTTCCCTCCCATCAGATTAGCAATGAATATGGCGCAGAGAAAATGGATCTTTTGCGCACCCCTGAATTCGTGTCCAACTCAAACCATGGGATCCTGTGCAAGGTATGCATTAGTTACCTAGAATATCACTGTATTTAACTTTTTCCTTGCCGAACCTGAAGCTTTCTCAATAGGGTCGTCTGGACTGGACCCATTAAAAATGTCTGATACATATATGCAGGGTTTGAGTAGATTGAACTTTGTGATAATATGCCCTTTACATCTTCTCATCCCATCTTCATGCTGTTGTATTCATGACATCTGGTCCAAAGAATTGACCAAgaggtcttttaatttttttgtactcTCACTCGATGACTTGCTTGGTAACCAGAATCTACCATGTTACTTCTGGCTTAATCATATAATTTCCAGTCTGGTGAAGTAGTTTTGTACGTGTTCATctctgctttttttctttttattttgttagattGAATCCCCATCACTGTATACTAAGCATAACATGGAGAGTGCAACAAAGTGGGATCCGAGATGCTCAGGGATGTGCAGTGACATCTTCTGCTTTTATAGCCATCCTAAACTTCTCGAAAATCATGTTGCTATGGTGCCTGCTTTTGCCATGCACGCAGAACTAGTGCAAGCTCGATTGCGCATTCATGAGCTTGAACCCAACTGCCAGtcttctaagaaaaaaatcaaacactcgCTGAAGAAGCTCGAAGAAGAAAGAACCTCATCGCAGAGCAGTGAACCTCAGAAAATTCGTGcagtttttgatgttttagacAATCAATTAagcagggaaagaaaaaaacgtCAAAAGCTGGAAATTCTCATTTCTAAATTAATCACTGAGTTGGCAAATGTCAAATCATCTGCAAAGCAGTTCAAGAAAGACTATGAGGAACAAAAAAGAGCCAGAGAAATAATGGAGAAAGTTTGTAATGAACTTGCCAATAAAGTTGCAGAAGATAAAGCTGAAGTTGAAGCATTCAAGACTGAGTCCATCAAGATTCAGGAAGAAAtggaagaagagaggaagatGTTGCAGGTGGCTGAGGTTTGGCGTGAAGAACGTGTCCAGATGAAGCTGATTGATGCAAAATTGGCCCTTGAAGATAAGTATTTCCAAATGAACAAGTTAATAGTAGACCTTGAAACTTTTCTGAGGTCAAGAATTGCCTCCTTGGATGTGATGGAGTTGAGGACCGCCCATTCAATCAGACAAGAAGCTAAATTGGTAGATGTTAAAGAGATAAAGGAACTTTCTTATACCCCGCCGAAATCAAGTGACATATACTCTATTTATCAAGAACTCAAGCAAATAGAAGCCAATGAAAGGGAGATTGAAAAATGCAATATGAGCAGCCCTGCAAGCAATGCTTCCAAACTCCAGTTTGCCAGTTCGGATTTTAATGAGCACTACTACCATTCTTTGCAGCAAGGGCCGACTATTATTATTGATGATAACTGTCATTTAGAAGAAGATGCAAGAGGCCACCACGCTGTGAATCACGCTGAGGATCAAGGTTCAAGTTATTCCCATGATGAGAATCACCTCTCAGTTAACAAGCTTACACAAAGCAAAAATGATTGGCAGGTTGCAAGAGAATGTGATGAGAATGCTCCTCGGAATTCTCCAGACACACAAAGTAGTGACGTCTATTTGGTACCAGAAGAATCAATGTGTAAGGCAGCTGCCATATCTAAGCTTTCGAGATCTGGCCAATATAATAACAAATGCTCAGAGATAAATGGAATGGTCTTGAGCGAGAACATTTCTAATAAGGAGACTTATCCAAGAAGAAAGTCATGGGAAGATAGGCTTCGGCACCAAGATTCTGTGGAGCAGTGGAGCTCACCAGAGT from the Populus nigra chromosome 9, ddPopNigr1.1, whole genome shotgun sequence genome contains:
- the LOC133703356 gene encoding uncharacterized protein At5g41620-like — translated: MNFFKMATRADILASSCRRRRNTTVSDHRKYGTTPATPFLHWKLIQDGKKSRHSAVSSSGGSGGAGAGQRGGGVSCSGSGNTVSARKLAAALWRLRLAGGVGGHGGGDKGLNLRRGKTDELGLELNTVFPSHQISNEYGAEKMDLLRTPEFVSNSNHGILCKIESPSLYTKHNMESATKWDPRCSGMCSDIFCFYSHPKLLENHVAMVPAFAMHAELVQARLRIHELEPNCQSSKKKIKHSLKKLEEERTSSQSSEPQKIRAVFDVLDNQLSRERKKRQKLEILISKLITELANVKSSAKQFKKDYEEQKRAREIMEKVCNELANKVAEDKAEVEAFKTESIKIQEEMEEERKMLQVAEVWREERVQMKLIDAKLALEDKYFQMNKLIVDLETFLRSRIASLDVMELRTAHSIRQEAKLVDVKEIKELSYTPPKSSDIYSIYQELKQIEANEREIEKCNMSSPASNASKLQFASSDFNEHYYHSLQQGPTIIIDDNCHLEEDARGHHAVNHAEDQGSSYSHDENHLSVNKLTQSKNDWQVARECDENAPRNSPDTQSSDVYLVPEESMCKAAAISKLSRSGQYNNKCSEINGMVLSENISNKETYPRRKSWEDRLRHQDSVEQWSSPELVNPHVTHGIRERIKRPRATRKNSLKAKLLEARMESQKNQLRGVLKQNT